Proteins co-encoded in one Dasypus novemcinctus isolate mDasNov1 chromosome 18, mDasNov1.1.hap2, whole genome shotgun sequence genomic window:
- the PGLYRP1 gene encoding peptidoglycan recognition protein 1 has translation MARRRVLLASVLLALLGLGAATVEKCSTPIVSRTEWKAQPSKCTQSLKLPVRYVVVSHTAGATCNTPALCQQQARNVQHYHARTLGWCDVGYNFLIGEDGFVYEGRGWNTKGAHTGRTWNPISIGISFMGNYMERVPPAQAIQAAQSLLACGVAQGALSPNYEVKGHRDVQQTLSPGDRLYEIIQKWPHYRA, from the exons ATGGCCCGCCGCCGCGTGTTGCTCGCCTCGGTCCTCCTCGCCCTCCTCGGGCTCGGGGCGGCCACAGTGGAGAAATGCTCCACCCCCATCGTGTCCCGGACCGAGTGGAAGGCCCAGCCATCCAAGTGCACCCAGTCGCTGAAGCTGCCCGTGCGCTACGTGGTGGTGTCCCACACGGCGGGTGCAACGTGCAACACCCCGGCCCTGTGCCAGCAGCAGGCCCGGAACGTGCAGCACTACCACGCTCGGACACTGGGCTGGTGCGACGTGGGCTACAA CTTCCTGATCGGAGAAGACGGGTTTGTGTATGAGGGCCGGGGCTGGAACACCAAGGGCGCCCACACAGGCCGCACCTGGAACCCCATCTCCATCGGCATCTCCTTCATGGGCAACTACATGG AGCGGGTGCCCCCAGCCCAGGCCATCCAGGCGGCCCAGAGCCTGCTGGCCTGTGGTGTGGCTCAGGGCGCCCTGAGCCCCAACTACGAGGTCAAAGGACACCGGGACGTGCAGCAGACCCTCTCCCCTGGCGATCGGCTCTACGAAATCATCCAGAAGTGGCCGCACTACCGCGCCTGA